In Cygnus atratus isolate AKBS03 ecotype Queensland, Australia chromosome 5, CAtr_DNAZoo_HiC_assembly, whole genome shotgun sequence, a single window of DNA contains:
- the TMEM86A gene encoding lysoplasmalogenase-like protein TMEM86A, which produces MVSPVTVVKSEGPKLVPFFKATCVYFVLWLPTSSPSWFSALIKCLPIFCLWVFLLAHGINFLVAHRSASRILAGLIFSAVGDAFLIWQEQGYFIHGLLMFAITHILYSSAFGMKPLDLKAGFLMGLVCSSCYAFLYSYLSGPFTYLVAVYIALIGFMGWRAVAGMQLCNDLWTWTKLSACIGAMLFMVSDLTIAVNKFCFPVPYSRVIIMATYYAAQMLIALSAVESRDEEDFKKRS; this is translated from the exons gtGAAGAGTGAAGGCCCCAAACTGGTGCCCTTCTTCAAAGCGACTTGTGTCTATTTTGTCCTCTGGCTGCCAACTTCCAGCCCCTCCTGGTTCAGTGCCCTAATCAAATGTCTGCCCATTTTCTGCCTATGGGTTTTCCTTCTGGCTCATGGAATTAACTTCTTAGTGGCACACCGGAGTGCCAGCCGCATCCTAGCAGGACTGATATTCTCGGCAGTGGGAGATGCCTTTCTCAtctggcaggagcagggctacTTCATTCATG GTCTGCTAATGTTCGCCATTACACACATCCTGTACTCCTCAGCCTTTGGCATGAAGCCTTTGGACCTGAAGGCCGGCTTCTTGATGGGCCTTGTTTGCAGTTCCTGTTATGCCTTCCTGTACTCCTACCTCTCGGGCCCATTCACCTACCTGGTAGCTGTCTACATCGCCTTGATTGGCTTCATGGGCTGGCGAGCAGTCGCCGGCATGCAGCTGTGCAACGACCTCTGGACATGGACCAAGCTCTCGGCCTGCATCGGCGCGATGCTTTTCATGGTGTCGGATCTGACCATTGCAGTTAACAAGTTCTGCTTTCCTGTGCCCTACTCGCGTGTCATCATCATGGCTACTTACTATGCAGCTCAAATGCTTATTGCACTGTCAGCTGTAGAGAGCAGAGATGAAGAGGACTTCAAAAAGAGGAGCTAG